In the Orenia marismortui DSM 5156 genome, one interval contains:
- a CDS encoding SulP family inorganic anion transporter, with the protein MSNLIPAVKWLKKYDLKDLKGDLSAGIIVAIMLVPQGMAYAMLAGLPPVIGLYSVTLPLMVYALFGSSRQLAVGPVALVSMMIGTTVVNFAETGSAEYINIVLLLSLLIGIINLLMGLFGLGFLVNFLSHAVISGFTSAAALIIGFSQLKHILGVNLAGGHSVFHLIIAAISKIGETNIPTLIIGLASIIILFSLKKIKSPIPAPLVVVIGGILVVRLLNLEAVGVKIVGDIPGGFPSFSIPEFNLRNINALLPVALTIAFIGFMESIAVAKSLAAKDKYKIDSSQELRALGLANIVGSFFSAYPVTGGFGRSAVNYQSGAKTPLASIITAILMIVILLYFTPLFYFLPRAVLGSIVMVAVFGLIDIKEAKHLFEVKKSDGWILVVTFISTLLLGVESGILFGFIYSLSVFIKRSAYPHIAELGYLEEEGVFRNVERYLEAKTYSQVAIIRIDASLYFANMNFLEDKLCEIVGDRANLKSIILDFSGINDIDAVSIGALEELMTECKENRIEFYFAGIKGPVRDVLKGAGWYESYRDKIKYLSIEDILADMKLLND; encoded by the coding sequence ATGAGTAATCTAATTCCGGCAGTGAAGTGGCTAAAAAAATATGATTTAAAAGATCTAAAGGGGGATTTGTCAGCAGGTATAATTGTGGCAATTATGTTAGTACCACAAGGAATGGCATATGCTATGTTAGCTGGATTACCTCCAGTGATTGGTCTTTATTCTGTAACATTACCTTTAATGGTTTATGCATTATTTGGGTCATCACGCCAATTGGCTGTAGGACCAGTAGCGTTAGTTTCTATGATGATTGGAACTACAGTAGTTAATTTTGCAGAAACTGGTTCAGCAGAATATATCAATATAGTTTTATTGTTATCATTGCTGATAGGGATAATTAACTTACTTATGGGATTATTTGGTCTGGGGTTTTTAGTCAATTTCTTATCTCATGCTGTAATTAGTGGGTTTACTTCAGCAGCAGCGCTTATTATTGGTTTCAGCCAATTAAAGCATATTTTAGGTGTTAACTTGGCTGGAGGCCATTCAGTATTTCATCTTATTATAGCGGCTATTTCCAAAATTGGTGAGACAAATATTCCGACTCTAATTATTGGATTAGCCAGTATTATAATTTTATTTTCACTAAAGAAGATTAAATCACCTATACCTGCCCCTTTAGTAGTTGTAATAGGTGGAATTCTTGTTGTTAGATTATTAAATTTAGAAGCAGTAGGTGTCAAAATTGTTGGCGATATTCCTGGTGGCTTTCCTAGTTTTTCAATACCTGAATTTAACCTTAGAAATATCAATGCTTTATTACCGGTAGCCTTAACTATTGCTTTTATTGGTTTTATGGAATCTATTGCAGTAGCTAAATCACTGGCTGCTAAAGATAAGTACAAGATTGACTCAAGCCAAGAATTAAGAGCTTTAGGGTTGGCTAATATAGTAGGTTCTTTCTTCTCAGCTTATCCTGTAACAGGAGGGTTTGGCCGTTCTGCTGTAAACTATCAGTCTGGAGCTAAGACACCTTTGGCATCAATTATTACAGCGATATTGATGATTGTAATTCTATTGTATTTTACTCCTTTGTTTTATTTTTTACCTAGAGCTGTTTTGGGGTCTATTGTTATGGTAGCTGTTTTTGGGTTGATTGATATAAAAGAAGCTAAGCATTTATTTGAGGTTAAAAAGAGTGATGGCTGGATATTAGTGGTTACTTTTATCTCTACCTTATTATTAGGAGTTGAAAGTGGAATCTTATTTGGATTTATATACTCTTTATCTGTCTTTATAAAACGAAGTGCCTATCCACATATAGCAGAGCTAGGATATTTAGAAGAGGAGGGTGTGTTTAGAAATGTTGAGCGATATTTAGAAGCTAAAACTTATAGTCAAGTTGCTATTATTAGAATAGATGCATCATTATATTTTGCTAATATGAACTTCCTAGAAGATAAGCTCTGTGAAATAGTGGGAGATAGAGCTAATTTGAAATCTATAATTTTAGATTTTTCGGGAATAAATGACATAGATGCTGTATCTATTGGAGCACTAGAAGAATTAATGACTGAGTGTAAAGAGAATAGGATTGAGTTTTATTTTGCTGGAATTAAAGGACCTGTTAGAGATGTACTAAAAGGTGCGGGGTGGTATGAAAGCTATAGAGATAAAATTAAATATTTAAGCATAGAAGATATATTAGCAGATATGAAGTTATTAAATGATTAA
- a CDS encoding sulfurtransferase TusA family protein produces the protein MKADKVLDVKGQSCPMPIVKTKKKLEELEVGEILEVDATDKGAVNDFAAWAKSAGHELLDHTEEGVVFKFYIKKVH, from the coding sequence ATGAAAGCTGATAAAGTATTAGATGTAAAAGGGCAATCTTGTCCAATGCCTATAGTAAAGACTAAGAAGAAATTAGAAGAGCTAGAAGTGGGAGAAATATTAGAAGTTGATGCAACAGATAAAGGTGCAGTCAATGATTTTGCCGCTTGGGCAAAGTCTGCAGGTCATGAATTGTTAGATCATACTGAGGAGGGTGTGGTATTTAAATTTTATATTAAAAAGGTTCATTAA
- a CDS encoding lysylphosphatidylglycerol synthase transmembrane domain-containing protein: protein MNEGIDKATIKKGLKLSLVVSILALVLLFAFTINEDTINKIKKLNHFYLLLAIVVNMLMWVVGGLRIKLIANALEEEISLKFAVQTFLVGAFVSNVTPFASGGGPFQVLLLHRKGISLGKSSTVIIVQFVLRLLFFSFLSPLFFFLFSDLINPGIIPSSIFNSLIIISLVISAIIVYFIWQPDKIKVIAKSLKKLNFLKVLMKSERANSLLDKLYKEMEEFHDSLWELTKYKKTSLIWAAFFTVVFWVLFFIIAPIILLGLGAKPFFVQAFVTQTIFYLILPYIPTPGGSGVAEFGFATLFSSFVPAGLIGLLAILWRFLTFYLVIIIGGIILFKMIAKSLVRL from the coding sequence ATGAATGAAGGAATAGATAAGGCAACGATAAAAAAAGGTTTAAAGCTATCACTAGTAGTCAGTATTTTGGCTTTAGTTCTTCTTTTTGCCTTTACTATAAATGAGGATACAATTAATAAGATAAAAAAGCTTAATCATTTTTATTTATTATTAGCTATAGTAGTAAATATGTTGATGTGGGTTGTAGGAGGTCTAAGAATTAAATTAATTGCTAATGCTTTAGAGGAAGAGATCTCTTTAAAATTTGCAGTACAAACTTTTTTAGTTGGAGCTTTTGTCTCTAATGTAACTCCTTTTGCATCAGGTGGAGGCCCTTTTCAGGTTTTATTATTACATCGTAAAGGTATCTCTTTAGGTAAATCTTCAACAGTAATCATCGTACAGTTTGTACTTAGGTTATTATTTTTTTCTTTTTTATCTCCTCTTTTCTTCTTTTTATTCTCTGATTTAATTAATCCAGGGATAATACCAAGTAGCATATTTAATTCTCTAATTATAATATCTTTAGTTATTTCAGCTATTATTGTTTATTTTATTTGGCAGCCTGACAAAATAAAGGTTATAGCTAAGAGTTTAAAAAAGTTAAATTTTTTAAAAGTATTAATGAAAAGTGAAAGGGCTAATAGCCTATTAGATAAATTATATAAAGAGATGGAAGAGTTTCATGACAGCTTGTGGGAGCTAACCAAATATAAAAAGACTAGTTTAATTTGGGCTGCATTTTTTACAGTAGTTTTTTGGGTTTTATTCTTTATAATTGCTCCAATAATTCTATTAGGTTTAGGTGCTAAACCATTTTTTGTTCAAGCCTTTGTAACCCAGACGATATTTTATTTAATACTTCCTTATATTCCAACTCCAGGGGGAAGTGGAGTAGCTGAATTTGGTTTTGCTACTTTATTTTCCAGTTTTGTACCAGCTGGATTGATTGGTTTATTAGCGATACTTTGGAGGTTTTTAACTTTTTACTTAGTGATAATTATTGGAGGAATAATTTTATTTAAAATGATAGCTAAATCATTAGTTAGATTATAG
- a CDS encoding MBL fold metallo-hydrolase yields MGITAVQPKILSAKEAFNRILEEKDLFILDVRNEGEYSDWRIEGKTVESINIPYFNLLDGVEEVLERLPKDKEILVVCAKEGSSQFVAEQLAEHGVQVYYLKGGMKSWSEYLHPVKIGDLSTGGSVYQFVRVGKGCLSYLIEQDGEGVIIDAVRTIDDFLDFAEKKGITIKHILDTHLHADHISGARKLREKTGASYWLSPKDAGEVTFDYEPLTEESKISIGNDLEVRVVYSPGHTIGSTSFMIDNKYLFTGDILFVKSIGRPDLAGLAEDWVGDLRNTLYKLYKELPEELFILPAHFGKVNEMDSQGRVMASLDKMYQVNEGLTIEDEEVFRKTVTENLPPQPNSYQEIRQTNMGKINPDEDQAREMEIGPNRCAVHN; encoded by the coding sequence ATGGGAATAACAGCTGTACAGCCAAAAATACTAAGCGCAAAAGAAGCTTTTAATAGAATATTAGAGGAAAAAGACTTGTTTATCTTAGATGTTCGAAATGAAGGAGAATATTCTGACTGGAGAATAGAAGGAAAAACTGTAGAGAGTATCAATATTCCTTATTTTAATTTATTAGATGGTGTTGAAGAAGTATTAGAGAGGTTGCCAAAAGACAAAGAAATATTAGTAGTATGTGCTAAAGAAGGGTCATCTCAATTTGTTGCAGAACAGTTAGCTGAACATGGAGTGCAAGTCTACTATTTAAAAGGTGGGATGAAGTCTTGGAGTGAATATTTACATCCAGTAAAGATAGGAGATTTAAGTACTGGCGGGAGTGTATATCAATTTGTTAGGGTAGGTAAGGGTTGTTTATCTTATCTAATAGAACAAGATGGAGAGGGCGTTATTATAGATGCTGTTAGAACTATAGATGACTTCTTAGATTTTGCAGAAAAGAAGGGTATTACAATTAAGCATATCTTAGATACCCATTTACATGCAGATCATATCTCTGGAGCTCGTAAGTTAAGAGAAAAAACAGGAGCAAGCTATTGGTTATCACCAAAGGATGCAGGTGAAGTAACCTTTGATTATGAGCCATTAACTGAAGAAAGTAAGATTAGTATAGGCAATGATTTAGAAGTTAGAGTTGTTTATTCTCCAGGACATACTATAGGGAGTACTTCTTTTATGATAGATAATAAATACTTATTTACTGGAGATATTCTTTTTGTAAAGTCAATTGGTCGTCCGGACTTAGCAGGATTAGCAGAAGATTGGGTTGGAGATTTACGTAATACCTTATATAAATTGTATAAAGAGTTGCCAGAAGAATTGTTTATTCTTCCTGCTCATTTTGGAAAAGTAAATGAAATGGATAGTCAAGGAAGAGTTATGGCAAGTTTAGATAAGATGTATCAAGTTAATGAAGGGTTAACTATTGAAGATGAAGAGGTATTTAGAAAGACAGTAACTGAGAATTTACCTCCTCAACCCAACTCTTATCAGGAGATACGTCAAACTAATATGGGTAAAATTAACCCTGATGAAGATCAGGCAAGAGAGATGGAGATTGGTCCAAATCGTTGTGCTGTCCATAATTAA
- a CDS encoding DsrE/DsrF/DrsH-like family protein — protein sequence MSKRVAIIASNGEIFDAYKVFNIAVAAASSDSEVGIFFTFEGLNLIHKEAHANLPLPAGKEHYAEGFKAANVPSIPQLVEMAQELGVKIIACQMTMDVMSLEKEDFIEGIDVGGAASFLEFAYDADITLTF from the coding sequence ATGAGTAAAAGAGTAGCGATTATTGCAAGTAATGGGGAAATCTTTGATGCTTATAAGGTCTTTAATATAGCTGTAGCAGCAGCTTCATCAGATTCTGAAGTGGGGATTTTCTTTACTTTTGAAGGGCTAAATTTAATTCATAAAGAAGCACATGCTAATTTACCATTACCAGCAGGAAAGGAGCATTATGCGGAAGGTTTTAAAGCAGCTAATGTTCCAAGTATTCCTCAATTGGTAGAGATGGCACAGGAGTTAGGTGTTAAGATAATTGCTTGCCAGATGACAATGGATGTAATGAGTTTAGAAAAAGAAGACTTCATTGAAGGGATTGATGTAGGAGGAGCTGCAAGTTTCTTAGAGTTTGCCTATGATGCAGATATTACATTAACATTTTAA
- a CDS encoding sulfurtransferase TusA family protein — MSIQVDEVVDAKGLACPMPIVKTKKAMDQIKPGEVLEVEATDKGSLADIQAWAKSTGHNYIGSQEEGEVLKHYIRKANAEEIKDEVKYPYSISQEELKDKLNTEGVVILDTREPAEYAFGHIPGAVSIPLGEIEDKLDELNKDDEIYVICRTENRSNMAANILSENGFKNVKTVTKGMACWEGATEKNS, encoded by the coding sequence ATGAGTATTCAAGTAGATGAAGTTGTAGATGCGAAAGGTCTAGCTTGTCCAATGCCAATTGTAAAAACTAAGAAGGCCATGGATCAGATAAAGCCTGGAGAAGTATTAGAAGTAGAGGCTACTGATAAAGGTTCTCTAGCTGATATTCAAGCTTGGGCTAAGAGTACTGGACATAATTATATAGGCAGTCAAGAAGAAGGTGAAGTATTAAAACATTATATTAGAAAAGCTAATGCTGAAGAGATCAAGGATGAGGTTAAATATCCTTATTCAATCAGTCAAGAAGAACTAAAGGATAAGTTGAATACAGAGGGTGTTGTAATCTTAGATACTAGAGAACCAGCCGAATATGCTTTTGGACATATTCCAGGGGCTGTTTCAATTCCTTTAGGTGAAATAGAAGATAAATTAGATGAACTTAATAAAGATGATGAGATTTATGTAATCTGTAGAACTGAAAATAGAAGTAATATGGCAGCAAATATTCTATCTGAAAATGGATTTAAAAATGTAAAGACCGTTACAAAGGGGATGGCATGCTGGGAAGGTGCAACAGAAAAAAATAGCTAG
- the priA gene encoding primosomal protein N': MCKYVAVMVDLPVEQVDKPFTYKVPDRFQKDVEIGRRVIVPFGRRKIEGYIIDIVEEVDFDTKDVINIFTSFQFFNQELLDLAKWISEYYQCYLISALKAIVPSGKNKIKTKRVIKLAQSIAQSKEIINEMNGRAYKQIEVLSYLVENPNLLLTSTELAQKVDTTPSTIRALVDKGFILYQEEEVRRNPCSHLNFKTTKALSPTEDQEIAIKEVSNSLAEEKSSTILLKGVTGSGKTEVYLQAIAKVLEAGKETIVLVPEISLTPQTISRFKGRFGNQVAVLHSQLSTGERFDEWRRIKECNVKIVVGARSAVFAPFNNLGLIIIDEEHESSYKQDDHPKYHAREVAIKRAELSDALVLLGTATPSLESYHRTQIGEYKLIELPNRVDDRPLPEVEIIDLREELKSGNKTMFSELLQEELKDRLAKGEQSMIFLNRRGFSTFVQCRECGHVMECNDCDVSLTYHANPTILQCHYCDYKEDVPNTCPNCGSIYIKYFGVGTQKVEESLKELYPEATIARMDVDTTRRKGAYQRILSSFKQGEIDILVGTQMIAKGHDFANVTLVGVITADTALNLPDFRAGERTFQLLTQVAGRTGRGDKEGKVIIQSYTPEHYSIQLAQEHDYKSFYQLEIGTREIALYPPFTHLINITMSNEDEDKVIKLSNQLGEILSAEMNKIDGEDIILLGPVQAPLAKVRGQYRWQLLLKGKDLNQLRFLTSQALTELKDLSTLKSVRVSVDVDPLGML; encoded by the coding sequence ATGTGCAAATATGTAGCTGTGATGGTTGATTTACCGGTAGAACAGGTTGATAAGCCTTTTACTTATAAGGTCCCTGATAGATTTCAAAAAGATGTAGAGATTGGTAGGAGGGTAATAGTTCCTTTTGGTCGAAGAAAGATTGAAGGTTATATAATCGATATAGTTGAAGAGGTGGATTTTGATACTAAAGATGTTATAAATATTTTTACCTCTTTTCAGTTTTTTAATCAAGAGTTATTAGATTTGGCTAAATGGATTTCAGAATATTATCAATGTTATTTAATTAGTGCTCTAAAAGCTATTGTACCTAGTGGAAAGAATAAGATAAAGACGAAAAGAGTTATAAAACTTGCTCAATCTATTGCTCAGAGCAAAGAAATTATAAATGAAATGAATGGTAGGGCATATAAGCAGATTGAAGTATTATCTTATTTGGTCGAAAACCCTAATCTTCTTTTAACAAGCACAGAATTAGCTCAGAAAGTGGATACTACACCAAGTACAATTAGAGCTTTAGTTGACAAAGGCTTCATTTTATACCAAGAAGAAGAGGTTAGAAGAAATCCTTGTAGTCATCTTAATTTTAAGACTACAAAAGCATTAAGCCCAACTGAAGATCAAGAGATAGCTATTAAAGAGGTTTCTAATTCACTAGCTGAAGAGAAGTCTTCAACTATTCTATTGAAAGGGGTTACTGGTAGTGGAAAGACAGAAGTATATCTGCAGGCTATAGCTAAAGTTTTAGAGGCAGGTAAAGAAACAATTGTTTTAGTGCCAGAAATTTCTTTGACACCACAGACAATTTCAAGGTTTAAGGGACGTTTTGGGAATCAAGTAGCTGTTCTGCATAGTCAATTATCGACTGGAGAGAGATTTGATGAATGGCGCAGAATTAAAGAATGTAATGTAAAGATTGTAGTAGGAGCTAGATCAGCAGTTTTTGCTCCTTTTAATAATTTAGGACTAATTATTATTGACGAAGAACATGAAAGTAGCTATAAGCAAGATGATCACCCTAAATATCATGCTAGAGAAGTAGCAATTAAGAGAGCTGAGTTATCAGATGCACTAGTATTATTAGGTACAGCCACACCATCTTTAGAATCCTATCATCGCACTCAAATCGGTGAATATAAGTTAATTGAGTTACCTAATCGGGTAGATGATCGACCTTTACCAGAAGTGGAGATAATAGATTTAAGAGAAGAATTAAAGTCTGGAAATAAAACAATGTTTAGCGAACTCTTACAAGAAGAATTGAAAGATAGATTAGCAAAGGGTGAACAGAGTATGATCTTCTTGAATCGCCGTGGATTTTCAACCTTTGTTCAATGTCGAGAATGTGGACATGTTATGGAGTGTAATGATTGTGATGTTTCCTTGACTTATCATGCTAATCCTACTATTTTACAATGCCATTATTGTGATTATAAAGAGGATGTACCTAACACTTGTCCAAATTGTGGTAGTATTTATATCAAATATTTTGGTGTAGGTACTCAAAAGGTAGAAGAATCATTAAAAGAGTTATATCCAGAAGCCACTATAGCTAGAATGGATGTAGATACGACAAGGCGTAAAGGAGCTTATCAGCGGATATTATCATCTTTTAAACAGGGGGAAATAGATATTTTAGTAGGGACACAGATGATAGCTAAAGGTCATGATTTTGCTAATGTAACCCTTGTAGGAGTGATAACAGCAGATACTGCTCTTAATTTACCGGATTTTAGAGCAGGCGAGAGAACCTTTCAATTATTAACTCAAGTAGCTGGTAGAACTGGACGTGGAGACAAAGAGGGAAAGGTTATTATTCAAAGTTATACCCCTGAACATTATAGTATTCAATTGGCTCAGGAGCATGACTATAAGTCATTCTATCAACTAGAAATTGGGACAAGAGAGATTGCTTTATACCCTCCTTTTACTCATCTGATTAATATAACTATGAGTAATGAAGATGAGGATAAAGTAATTAAATTATCAAATCAATTAGGTGAAATTCTAAGCGCAGAAATGAATAAAATAGATGGTGAAGATATCATATTATTAGGTCCAGTTCAAGCTCCATTAGCAAAGGTTAGAGGGCAATATAGATGGCAGTTATTATTAAAGGGGAAGGATTTAAATCAACTCAGATTTTTGACTAGTCAGGCTTTAACTGAATTGAAGGATTTGTCAACATTGAAGAGTGTTAGAGTTAGTGTTGATGTAGACCCCTTAGGAATGTTATAA
- a CDS encoding FprA family A-type flavoprotein, translating to MNQITAITDNVYWVGVNDRETELFEALWPLPKGVAYNSYLIVGEKIVVVDTVKNSYINSYLRNIKSVIGDRSIDYLVINHMEPDHSGSIKAIKNEYPNIKIAGNKKTLNFVEGFYGIKEDFHEIKDGDTLDLGDRQLKFYLTPMVHWPETMMTYDQKDKILFAGDAFGGFGNLDGGIFDDELNIDFYEDEISRYFTNIVAKYSPMVLRAISKLEEVDIQTICSAHGPIWRSNPQYIIDKYVKWSNQEAEDGVVIAYGSMYSNTEKMVEATARQLAKEGIKNIRVYNVSKTHMSYIINDVWRYKGLILASCTYNTGVFPLMDNLLRFLENKKIKNKVLGLIGSYSWSGESRDRLKDFANKINCDPIHPIIEVKCAPTENEFDDCVILAKKVAEQIRG from the coding sequence ATGAATCAGATTACAGCAATAACTGATAATGTTTATTGGGTTGGTGTTAATGATCGAGAGACTGAACTTTTTGAAGCTTTATGGCCTTTACCTAAAGGGGTGGCTTACAATTCATATTTGATTGTTGGGGAGAAGATAGTTGTAGTAGATACTGTTAAGAATAGCTATATAAATTCTTATTTAAGAAATATTAAGAGTGTAATTGGAGATAGATCGATAGATTATCTGGTTATTAATCATATGGAGCCTGATCATTCTGGATCTATAAAAGCAATTAAGAATGAGTATCCTAATATTAAAATTGCAGGAAATAAGAAGACTCTTAATTTTGTAGAAGGTTTTTATGGAATAAAGGAAGATTTTCATGAGATTAAAGATGGGGATACTTTAGATTTAGGAGATAGACAACTTAAATTTTACCTAACACCTATGGTACATTGGCCTGAGACAATGATGACTTATGATCAAAAAGATAAGATATTATTTGCAGGTGATGCTTTTGGTGGCTTTGGAAATTTAGATGGGGGAATCTTTGATGATGAATTAAATATTGATTTTTATGAAGATGAGATTTCTCGCTATTTTACCAATATTGTTGCGAAATATAGTCCAATGGTATTAAGAGCTATTTCTAAGCTAGAAGAAGTAGATATTCAAACTATCTGTTCAGCTCATGGTCCTATCTGGCGTAGTAACCCTCAATATATCATAGATAAGTATGTGAAATGGAGCAATCAGGAAGCAGAAGATGGTGTAGTAATTGCTTATGGTTCTATGTACAGTAATACTGAAAAGATGGTAGAGGCAACTGCTCGCCAACTTGCTAAAGAGGGAATTAAGAATATTAGGGTATACAATGTTTCTAAAACTCATATGTCCTATATTATTAATGATGTTTGGCGTTATAAAGGATTGATCTTAGCAAGTTGTACTTATAATACAGGTGTATTTCCGTTAATGGATAATCTTCTTCGCTTTTTAGAGAATAAGAAGATTAAGAATAAGGTTTTAGGGCTGATCGGCTCATATAGTTGGAGTGGAGAGTCTCGTGATAGGTTAAAGGATTTTGCTAATAAGATTAATTGTGATCCTATTCACCCAATCATTGAGGTTAAATGTGCTCCTACAGAAAATGAGTTTGATGATTGTGTTATTTTAGCTAAAAAAGTAGCAGAGCAGATAAGAGGATAA
- a CDS encoding DUF302 domain-containing protein — MFHYNIKIDKSTQQAIELLKDNLKEEQFGVLWEFDVQKKLQAKGLEFNQEYYVLEVCNPQEAQRILNKNQLVGYFLPCKIVVYNDQGKTKIGLPKPTALIELVDNPELTAIAENIEERLINCINKSR; from the coding sequence ATGTTTCATTATAATATAAAGATAGACAAGTCTACACAGCAGGCAATAGAGTTATTAAAGGATAATCTTAAGGAGGAGCAATTTGGAGTGTTGTGGGAATTTGATGTTCAAAAGAAGCTCCAAGCGAAAGGATTAGAGTTTAATCAAGAGTATTATGTACTTGAAGTCTGTAATCCTCAAGAAGCTCAAAGGATCTTAAACAAAAATCAATTGGTTGGTTATTTCTTACCATGTAAGATTGTTGTATATAATGATCAAGGTAAAACTAAAATAGGTCTACCTAAACCAACTGCTTTGATTGAGTTAGTAGATAACCCAGAATTAACAGCTATTGCTGAAAATATAGAAGAAAGATTGATTAACTGCATAAATAAGAGCCGTTAG